GGAGGGTGGGCGAGTAGTACGAGCCCGGGTGGGGGCCGCCCTGGGAGCCTCAGCTGGCGACCTGCTGGTTGCGCAGCTCCGCGGTGGGCGTGGCGGACGGGCGCGGCTTGGCGGCGCGTCCGTACGCCACGAAACTCACCCCCACCACCCACGCCAGCGACGCCGACCACCCCGCCAGCACGTCCGATGGATAGTGCACCCCAAGGTACACGCGCGACAGCCCCACCAGAAAGGTGAACGCCCCGCCGACGACGATGGCCGGCCACCGCCACCGCGTGGGCCACAGCAGCGCCACCACGGCGGCGGCCAGCGCCATCGACCCCATCGCGTGCCCGCTGGGAAAGCTGAACGACGTTTCCGGCGCGATGGACGTCCACAGCGCGGGCCGTGTGCGGCGGAAAAAGAGCTTGGCGCCGCGGTTCATCAACCCCGCGCCGCCAACGGCCAGGGCAAAGAAGAGCGCATCGCCGCGCCGCCTGTACGCCATGAGAATGATGAACAGCACCGGAACCGCCGGCACCACGCCCCACGCATACCCGATGGCGCTCATGAAGAGCATGAAGCGGTCGAGCGCGGGCGTGGACTGATCGTGCACAAAGTGCAGAATCGGCGCGTCCCAGAACAATCCCTCGTGCTCCATGACATCGTTGGCCAGCATGCCGAAGCCCAGCAGCGGAAGCAGCACCCCCGCGAACAGGGCCAGCAGAATGCGCCACCGTCGCGCCGCGAACCGCACCAGCGCCGGAAAGATGCCGCGGTGCCCGCGCACGGCGTCGCGCACTCCGCTCACGAAGTCCTCCCGCCGCGACGGCGCTCTTCCCGCGAGCGCACGCACCGGTTCGCGCCGCACCGTCCGGGGCGCGCGTTCGTATCCAGATTCTGCATGCAGCCTGTCCGCCATCCCGCGCGCGGAGCACGGGCCAACCGTTCCGTGAAGATGCGGGATGTTCATCCGCGTGGTTTGTACGCGCCGTGGCAAAGCTGGGACCACGCGCGTAACGATCCGGTAACTTCCACCGGGGAGAAAACGAACCGGGCCCCGCCGTCGAGGGCGGGACCCGGTGTCATTTCAGCATGCGGGTGTCTAGAAGTGGACGCGCGCGCCGATGCCCAGGGTGAGGTAGTTGAACTCGTCGATGGTGCGGTACCGCACCTCGGGCGTGACCGACAGGTTCCAGCTCACGGGGTAGTCGGCGCCCAGGCCGGCCTCCAGCCCGGTCTGCTCATCCTGAAAGAGCGCGCCGAGCAGCACGTAGGGCGCCGCGACCGCGCCGCCGGTGCCCAGCCCCACGCGCCCGCCGACCTCAAAACCCTCCAGCTCGGCCTCGGCGTCCGTCAGCCCCTCGTCGTCCGCGTCAAAGGTGAAGCGCGAGTAGCCGCCGTACACCGCGAAGTTGGGCGCCAGGTCCAGCGAGGCCCGCAGCCCGAAGCCCACGCCGGTGTTGTAGAACTCGCCCGCGTCGCCGGTGGGGACACCCGCGTCCAGGCGCGCCTCGAACGAAAGCGGAATCACGCTCTGTGCGGAAGCCTGCTGCGCTCCGGCCAGGGCGGCCGCCGCGGCGATGATCGCAAAAGTTTTTTTCATGTTGTCCATCTGACTGGAAGTGGAGTACGCGCCGCGCTGCCGCGGCCGGGACCCGCGCATGAAACCACCCGACCGCCCGGATGGTTCCCCCCCGCCCCCGGCGCTGCACCTGCCAGCCGGCCATGGCTCCGGACCGCTTCCGCCACGAGCACCCCGCGACAGACGAGCCCCGGCCAGCATCGGCCGGGGCTCGCGTACTTCATCAGGCTACGGGATCTCGTGGCCGCCGATCAGGGCACGATGTAGCAGACGCGCCCGGGGTCGCAGGTGCCGTAGTTGTTGCAGGTGGCGTCGTTCACCGTTCCGCCGCAGTAGAAGTCGCAGGTGCCGCCGCAGCTGTAATCGCACGATCCACCGCACGTGGCGTTGCACGTGGCGCCGCAGGTGCCGTTACACGATGCATCGCAGGTGGGGCAGCCGGGGCAGCTGCAGTTGGTGTAGCAGGTGCACTGCTCGCCGAACACCGTTCCCGACGCGCGCTTCTCGATCTCTGTGGTGAACGTGTCGACGTTCAGTTGATCGAGGTTCAGCTTCAGCTTGGTACGCATGGTGTCCTCCACGAACGGGGGGTGAGGGAGCCGGCGACGCCTTGTGCACGCCGACACAAACGGCCGCATCCCCAATGGGATGCGGCCGCAATGCTAGATAAATGGGGACGGTTGGCGCACGGGACAGAAGTCCCGCACGGATTCACTACAGCGTGGCGCAAATTGAGACTGTGCGCGTGCGTGCAGAAGCCGTCCCATGACCAGGCTCTGGGAGTGGAGGTGAGGACATAACGCGTTTTCCGGTGCGTCCTTCCGCAATCCACCGAAGGCGCAACGCCGGACTCCTTGTACGATGCGCAAGAAATACGCCCTTAAATGGTTGTTA
The genomic region above belongs to Longimicrobium terrae and contains:
- a CDS encoding phosphatase PAP2 family protein, giving the protein MRREPVRALAGRAPSRREDFVSGVRDAVRGHRGIFPALVRFAARRWRILLALFAGVLLPLLGFGMLANDVMEHEGLFWDAPILHFVHDQSTPALDRFMLFMSAIGYAWGVVPAVPVLFIILMAYRRRGDALFFALAVGGAGLMNRGAKLFFRRTRPALWTSIAPETSFSFPSGHAMGSMALAAAVVALLWPTRWRWPAIVVGGAFTFLVGLSRVYLGVHYPSDVLAGWSASLAWVVGVSFVAYGRAAKPRPSATPTAELRNQQVAS
- a CDS encoding outer membrane beta-barrel protein; amino-acid sequence: MKKTFAIIAAAAALAGAQQASAQSVIPLSFEARLDAGVPTGDAGEFYNTGVGFGLRASLDLAPNFAVYGGYSRFTFDADDEGLTDAEAELEGFEVGGRVGLGTGGAVAAPYVLLGALFQDEQTGLEAGLGADYPVSWNLSVTPEVRYRTIDEFNYLTLGIGARVHF